GCCAATTATCTAAATCGTGCCAATACATCCAAACTACAGAAGTTTGATCGACATGAGCGTATGCTTGAAGTGTAAACGGCGATTGAGCAACAATTTCAAAGGGCTGTCCAGCACCAACAAAGCCTAAGAAAGCTTCTTCGGGGGTGCGGTTAACTCTGCGGGAGGTAAGCTGACTGGCGGTGGCACTAACCTGGGCAGTACCCACAAGTCTAATCGCACCACGTTGTACTAAGTACAGTAGCCCTGGTCTTGCAGGAATTCGCTCATCTTTATTAAAAGAGCGAACTCGGTAGTGTTCTTGCGCCCAGTCAAGAATTCGTTGCCAAGTTAAAAACGGTCTTGGTGTTTCTGGAAATGTTGGGGACTGCATAGATGGAGAATGCATAAGTCGAAGCATTTGGCTTTTAGCCGAAAACGTTACAACAAGATGCAGCCGTTACTGATATGTTAACGCTCTCAAGAGCACCTAACAGACCAGTGTAATTATCGGCTACTAGTTAGCTTAACTCTACATTTGTTTTATAGGTCTTACAAAACAATCCTAGTATTAGATGTTACTTAATATTTACTAACTTTTGCAGTTTTTTTCTTTTGGCGATCGCGTAGTTCAATATTAAAACAACATAAAGTTTGGCAAAATTGAAACAATGTCAACACAAGAAATGTCAGCACATACAGTGATACACATTGCCAGGACTATCCACCCTCGATCCTTATTTCGTCAGTGATCTTCGTCACATTTTTAGGTCTTTTTTATCACATGACAATATCAGTAAAATTTTAGTATCGAATGAAACTGATTTGGATAGAAGTGATGGTTGAACAAAGCTGAATGTCTGCACTAGCGACGAGAAAAAATGTGTTTGAAATCATAAAATGATTGTGGTTGAATTTTGAACTAAAATTTACGCGTGGAATCAATTGTTATCTCCTAACTACTGCACAATTAAACACGTATTATTGCAGCAACTGCAAATAGCTCTCGATTTATACTTGCTGAATCAAAAGTTGTACGCAAAACCAAAAATTAATCTTTCCTGGAACTTAAAAAATAATCAAATTACTTATATCTGGGCGATCGCGTTGCAGTTAAGCGCAGTACAAAAGCTTCCGGCAATGCAAATTGCGACGACTATGATGCACTTGATCGACACTACAGCAATTTCTCAGACCATACCACCAACAAAGTTATCTACAGAAAATGCTGTTAGCTCAACCTCGATCGTAACTCATGTAGCACCACCAGGTTTAATTTATTT
The nucleotide sequence above comes from Gloeocapsopsis sp. IPPAS B-1203. Encoded proteins:
- a CDS encoding Crp/Fnr family transcriptional regulator, with amino-acid sequence MQSPTFPETPRPFLTWQRILDWAQEHYRVRSFNKDERIPARPGLLYLVQRGAIRLVGTAQVSATASQLTSRRVNRTPEEAFLGFVGAGQPFEIVAQSPFTLQAYAHVDQTSVVWMYWHDLDNWPHFRREVLDAFRYQHQRKLLWLSALGQRRTIDRLLGFLTLLVEEYGEPSFSPEDPELLRGYCLPFPLTHAQIGSAIGSTRVTVTRLMGKLRQRGLLITQGDNLICLPADSVNIAKR